TTGAATTTGGTTCCTATATCAATTACAAGGCAAAAACAAGATCCTGCTTGGAACCATTGTGAAGTGTTTAAAAATGGTGAAAGAATACAAATTAAATGTATGTATTGTGGGAAATTGTTTAAAGGGGGTGGGATTCATAGGTTTAAAGAACATTTAGCAGGTCGAAAAGGTCAGGGACCAATTTGTGAACAAGTTCCTCAAGGGGTTAGGTCCATTATGCAAGAAAGTTTGAATGGGATTTTAGTTAAACAAgataagaaacaaaaattgattCCGAAATTACTAGCTTGTGGTAGTAGTAGTAGTAATCTGAATATCGGTGGTGAGGTCGAAAATTTGGGTTCTCATGATGATATGAACTTTGGGATTAAACCGATTTCGGTTTTGAACACTTTGGAAGGTGATTCTAATGTGGTTAGTAAAGTTGGTAGAGGTAGGAAACGAGGTCGGGGTCGGGATCGGAATTTGATTGAAAGTAACCGTCCTTGTCTGAAAACCGATCTTGCATTGGTTCCAAATGGGGGAGAGAATCCAATTCATATGGCCATAGGGAGATTCTTGTATGATATTGGGGTTAATTTGGATGCGGTGAACTCGGTTTGTTTCCAACCAATGATTGATGCTATTGCTTCTGGAGGATCTGGGGTTGTACCGCCGTCTTGTCATGATCTTCGGGGATGGATATTGAAGAATGTAATTGAGGAAGTAAAGGATGATATCGATAGGAATAAAGCAATGTGGGGGAAGACAGGGTGTTCGATTATAGTTGAGCAATGTAGAACGAAAAACGGGAGAGTTTTGTTAAGTTTTTTGGTTTATTGTCCTCAAGCAACTGTGTTTATGAAATCCGTGGATGCATCACATGCTATTTATTCCGCGGATTATTTGTTTGAATTGCTTAAACAGGTGATTGAAGAAGTAGGATCTGAGAATGTTGTGCAAGTAATCACTAATTGTGAAGAGCCATACCTTTTTACCGGGAAAAGGTTGATGGAGTCATTTCCTTCTCTTTATTGGGCTCCTTGTTTAGCACATTGTGTCGATTTGATGCTTCAAGATTTCAGTAACCTCGAGTGGATAAACGAAACAATCGAACAAGCTAAATCTCTGACAAAATTCATCTACAATCAGAGTTCGGTTTTGAATACGATGAGAAAATTTACTTCTGGGAATGACATTGTGGAACCGGCACTTACTTGTTTTGCTACGAACTTTTCAACGTTGAGAAGAATGGCTGATCTCAAGCTAAATTTACAAGCTATGGTTAATTCTCAGGATTGGCTCGAGTGTCCGTATGCAAAGGAACCCGGGGGTCAAGCAATGTCGGATATTGTTAACAATAGGTCGTTTTGGAATTCATGTGTGTTGATTGCTCATATAACGTATCCCCTCTTACGAGTCCTAGAAATAGTTGGTAGCAAGAAAAGATCCGCAATGGGATATGTTTATGCCGGGATTTACAGAGCAAAAGAAACGATTAAGAAAGAACTTGTCAAGCAAGATGATTATATGGTCTATTGGAATATTATAGATAACAGATGGGAACAACAACGGCATCTCCCTCTTTACGCTGCGGGTTTCTTCCTTAACCCAAAATTTTTCTACAATACCAAGGAACATATACACAATGATATCCTATCAGCCGTATTTGATAGCATAGAGAGGTTAGTTCCTGATACGAACATCCAGGACCAAGTTGTTAGAGAAATAAATTTATACAAGAATGCTATGGGAGATCTAGGAAGGCCAATGGCAGTCAGAGCCCGAGATAATTTACTTCCCGGTAAGTATCCTTACATAGATCGGAACTTCCATATTGCTATTTCGTGCTTATTTAGAACTTTAGGGGTAAATGTACCATGGAGACCCCTGTACTAGGAGTTGGATTGTATTTTGCCTCCTCTACTAAAAAATTTGGCAAATTAGTCtctgtatattagatcaaagagcaaactggtcgTTCTGTtaaaattccatctatttctactgttaacagtacaaatggatgaatttttaacaaaaaggcctgatttactctttaatttaacgtTCATGGACTAATTTGCCCTCCTTTTCTTTGTaaaaggggcaaaatgcaatttgacttctAGTACaggggcctccatgatacttttaacGAACTTTAGGAACTACTCCTTAGTTTTCATCTGTTATCTTTTCATCCTGAAGAAAGTTACAGTATGATTTTCATAGATTTACGATATGCTTTATAAGAAAACTAATCTGCCGTTTTTcgaattattatatattttttacttcgGAATTGATGATTAAAAGTGTAGGAGAGAGATACGTATCTAAGTTGCAACGGTGATCTTATCGCATTGTCTGTCATATTCATCATATTATTAGGTGAATGGTGGTCTATATACGGTGGAGGTTGCCCGAATTTGCAACGTTTGGCCATCCGCATTCTCAGTCAAACTTGCAGTTCAATTGGGTATAAACCAAACAAGATCTCCATCGAAGAAATACACAATACAAGAAATTTTCTCGAGCGTCGAAGGCTTAGCGATCTCGTCTTTGTTCAATACAACTTATATCTGAGACAAATGTAAGTCAAAACACCAAACCTGACTTTAATCTTTAGGAAGTTCACAGTAACAGGGTCGTGATAAAATTTTGAGTTTCCACTAATTTCTTTTGCAGGGTTCTTTTTAAGCAGATTCTGAAGATTGGATAATGATTCCGACAATCATGAGAGTTCAGATTGGAAGTCACTTGATCCCCTGTTGGTAACAGAACAACTTTAACACCCCCAGGTGATGAAGCCGAAGACTTCTTGAGTACAAGTAAGTATAGTTTTCTGTGTTATATTTCCTAGTATATAGAAGTTTTCGGGGATGAAGTAAACTCATACACGTGGTCCATGTGCAGGGTTTATGGATTTAGATATTTTCAATGGATTGAAGGGGGTCAAGGAGGAGATATGAAGACAATGCTATGGTGCATCAAAACCGGTTCAATTCTCACCTACTTTAGATCGCTGATTATTATTTCCTCCGTCACGTGAACTTCGTAGTTAAAATGCTTTTTCCATAGAAGAATTAGTGGTTGTTGCCAATTATGTCATAGCTAGTTGAGgagaaattgagaaaaaggaaaattttgctCGAGTGCTCGGAAATCGGAATAAATAGTATGGATTTAGGAAAATTTTCTCCCGTAAAGTTGAAGCTACTGCTTTAAAGTCTAGTTTTCCGTTTTTGCATACGGACCGAGGAGCAAAGCTGTACAGTGTCAGAGATAGCTCTTTGTAGAAAAATGTGGTTGTAATTTACGGTTGCTCCTTCGAATGGTTACCTGTTGCAATAATTATTAAGCAAGTTTCGAAGTCTTAATACGAACTTCACATGAGAATAGTCGTTTGTGCAATTTGTTTAGGTTGGGTCAATTTTTCCTTTCAGAGGCGCTGCGAAAATTAGGGATTTGAATATTAACCAACCAGAATGTTGTACTAAGCCCGGGCTAAAATTTCTTGCTTCCGGTTGCAATTATAGCTTTAATTTGCATTTAAGGATTGTTGATCGGTTACATGAAGTTTCTTTAAGAATGCTTCGTAAGTTTCTTCCCTGAGAAAATGATAGGTTTTGATCTTAGTCAGACTCGAGAGGTGAGTGTTTGATGTTTTTTACTTCTTTCCCTATATTTGGAGAATCATACTGCATACCTCTGTCCATGAGATGGACATAGGTTTCGGATACTTTAGGGAAAATGAAGAGCCGACATAGTTACGGTTTATAGAGTTTTGATAGGAGATATAAACCAGAAACATGATCAATCCGATTCAATTTTACAGAATACAAACTTAAATATCGATATGCATAAAACTGACTGTTTCTGACAAAGCGGGCAAGGGAAAGAATGAAAACAAGTTCCCCAACCGAACCTCAAAACCCGAGCAATAAAGCTTTTCTATTCTGCTTCATAACTTAAAGAAGGAAAatgcaaagaaaacaaaaatcagCAATGTAGTAAAATCAAACAcaaaaaggaaggggaaaaaaccctaaactaataaCGCTTTCCAAGAATAACACCAATGATCGCTGACACAAGGGCTACTCCGAGAACGAACTTTAAGTTCGTCAAAGGAGAAGCCTCAGTATGGGTAGCTgatgaagaagaggaagcaaCTTGTACGGAAGCGGCTTCCGACTTTTTCTTACTCCTTCGTTTTGTTGGTGTTGAAAATGTTAATCCGTCAATATCTCTGGAATTCACCTCTACACTATCCTTCGATTCAGCTGCACTGCTCGCAACCTGCAACACATGATTTGGCTGTAAGCAACTTAAAACTTTCTCAAGAAAATGTAGCGAAAATGATCTTGAATATGAACTGACCTTCATTTTAGCTTCAGCTTCTTGCAATTTATCTTCCAACTCTTTGACTTGTTTCTTGAGGTGTAATGATTCTTTGTTTTTGGCTTCGAGCTCTTCGATGGAATATTTTAAAGTTGCTTCTCGATCCATCTCTTTCTGAGAATCTGCATCCTTCTGTTTGACAAAAGTTGGTGTCGGAACTTGGTGTTATCATCAATTCATCATACGGCAAAATGATCGAAAAAAAATGTCTATTCTTTTTAATAAATGTCTAACCTGTTGAGCGATCATTGTTTGAGCAAGTTGTAAATCTCGTTGAAGTTGAACCACTTGTTCATTGATAACATCTCTATCACTAAACTTTTGTGCATGATCCTCTAATTTTGAAGTTAATTCAGCTTCTCTTACAGAGGCGGCTGTCTTAACACTTTCAACCTATGAGCAAGAAACCGAATTATTAGAAAACATGTCAACGGTCGGTATCCTTCTTTATTAACAGACTATAGTGCACCTCTTCTTTCAATTGAGCTTCAACTGTCACCAACTGTTCTTCAAGTTCTTTGATACGAGTTTGCAGTAAGGAACTCTCCGTAATCTTGGCCTTGAGATTGTTAATCTCTGATTTTAGagattcttcattttcttttacgtTTTTCAATTGTTCTTCAAGCTGTGATATTACAGATTGAAGTTCTTTCTTTGTGTTCTGATGTGTTTCGTTGAGCAAATTATTCTCCTCCATTAGTGAAGAAATCTGTAAcattaaaaagaataagaaacCAATTTTATAGATCGAACTCGAAATAGAAAAAACCATTATACTAATTTTCAACAAACCTGAGATTGTAAACTCTGCCCTTCAGAAGTAATCTTCTGTGTTAAATCTTCGATAGCTTTCTTCGAAATGTGAAGTTGTTCAGCTGTTTCATCCTTCTCGGTCAAGGATGCGGTCAATTTGCCTTCCAAATCACCGAGTTTTGACTCGTATTCGGCTAGTTCCTGAGTAAGCTTAAAATTTGCCTCAGCAAGTCCTCCACTCTCCTTTTCAAAGTGTGCCGACTTGGTTTGCAGTTCCTCGACAAAGCTTTCAAGCTGCTTTAATTTGGAAAGAGTCTCTTCAACCTCTACTTGTCGAGATACAGCAATTGTGGATGCTTCATGAGCTTGTTCTTCGTATGTTTTAATTTGGACTTCAAGCGCATTCAACTTTTCAATCAGATCGTTGGATTCTGATTCTTTCTTCGAGTATTTCTCAATAGCTTCGTGTAATTGAGCTTCTGCTTCCACAATTCGTGATTCGGCTTCTGCTCGAAGTTCTGAGGCCTTTGTATGCTGGTCAGATAATTCTTTAATCGTGCTCATATGAGAAGCAATCTCTTGAGCAGTTGATTCCTTCTCAGAAAGAGCTGAATTAAGCAATTCTTGAAGCTCATCAATTCTGCCCTTCAACTGAATGTTTGTCTGAACTAAAAGTTCATTCTCTGAGGAAGACTGAAGAGCTTTATTTTTGAACTCCGATATCTCGCTCTTGAGTTGTTCATTTGTGCGTTCTAAAGAAGCCAGCTTCAGTAGGCTCTGATCCAATTCTTCTTTTAAAGACGCAGACTGTCCAGCTGCTTGAGCAACTTGTTCTTCATACACCTTTATCTGATCTTCAAATGTTTTCAATTTCTCGAACAGGGATTTTGTTTCAGAATCCTTGCTGGtgaaattttccattatttcttgCAGTTTAAGCTCTGAATCCCTTGTTAAAGTTTCATGCAATGACTCAAGCTCCGAGTTTCTTGCCTTAGCTTCCTCTAATACTCTTACGTGTTCCTCTAGTTGCTCTTCAGCAGATTTGAGCTTTTCCGTAACCTCACTTTCTCTCAAACCAACAGCCGTAAGATCATTCTCAATGCTTTCCCGTTTCTGTTGTGTCAGATTTAAATCATTTCTCAAGATTTCCACCAGATTTTCGGCTTCAGCAAGCTTTTCATTGGAGCTTTGCAATGTCTCTTCTAGCTTTTTCTTCTCATCTGTTGCCAAATTTAAGCACTCTGTCAATTCCTTTTCCTTCTCATTGGCCATTTGTAGTGCAATTTCAAGGCTCGATGTTCTAGCTTGGAATGCCTCAAGTTCAGAAGCGATTTCAGATACCTTATCAGAGTACTTAACAGACTCGCCTTCTGCATCTCCACATTTCTTTTCTAAATTGCTTAACTGTTCCTCGAGTTCCTGAATCCTGTACTTCTCTGCTTCAAGTAGCAACTCCAACTCGTTGACCTTTTTGTCAGCACCCTCTAATTTGGAATGAGATGTCTGGAACAGATCCTCTAGTTCAAGGCTGCGTTGATGACTCATATTAGCTCTGTCCTCATGGTGAGCACTTCTCTCTAAAGCAACCTTCAACTCTTCCGCGAGCTCCAAGTTCTGTGTTGTTGACTGATTTAGAGCTGATTCGAGCTGATTTATCTTCTCCTGATATTCCTGCATTTGATTGTTCAGGTGATTCTTTTCTTCGATGGCCTCCCCCAACTTGTTGGTAAGTTCAGATATTTTCTCTGAAGATTCCTTCAGTTCTTTCTCGGATTCAAAGCCTTTTAACTCTACCAAATTCAAGTGTTGTTCAAGCTCCACATTCCTTTGCTCGGCTGCTATAAAACGTGCCTCAAGCTCCCTCAGTTTCGATTTTGCATCTTCTGCAGGTTCATTTGAAGCCTGAAGTATATCCTCCAGTTCAAGATTCTTTTGAGTAGCAGTTGCTGCAGCAGCTCCGGATTCATTATGTAGCTCTTCAAGAGATTTCAGTTTCTGTTCAAGCTCTTCATTATTAGACAAAGCCTGGGACAATAGAGAATTGGTTTTACTGAAATTCTCATCTGAAAGCTTCAATTTTTCTTCAAGTTCGTTGCACAACTCCTTCGACAAGGCTGCATTACTGTTAAGATCTGCAATGGCTGTTTCCAAAGCTTCTTTTTCATTTAGAACTTTACTTAATTCTTCTTGTGCAATCGAAACACTGACTTCTTGATCCTTCAGTGTGGCTTCAACCAATTCCCTTGCTTTAACTTCCTCTTCCAGTTTCAACTTGATATCTTCCAACTCGGAAACCTTAGCTTGAAGATCTTCTTTAGTTGCAGCAAAAGTAATTTCAAGAATTGAGATATCTTCCATTGCCTTGGATTCTGAAGCTTTTTTCTGTTCCAACTCTTCAGTCAGCTCATTTATAAGAGCTTCCTTTGAGCTAAGTCTTTGTTCCAAGTCTGATACTAGTGATTTCGAAAGCGCCAACTCCTCTTGAGCAGCAGAAAGTTCAGCTGTTGTGCTTTGAAGTGCTGCCTCGACTTTCTGGTTTTCAGCAACTTTCTCGTAGAGTCCCTTGACTTCTTCCCGCAATGAAGCCATCTGATCTTCCATTTCTTTTGCACTAAGTTTCGCAGTTTCAAGCAATTTCTCAAACTCCAAAGCCCTCTGTGTCTCAGACTCAGCATGTGAACCACTTTGTTTGTGCAGTTCTTCAAACTTCCGAGCCTCTTCAATGGAACTCTGCAGATCTTGCTCCAACTCTTGCATCCTCTTTCTCGAGTTTTCGATCTCAATATTGAGACCATCAAATGCTACTTTTACTTCAGTGAGTTCCTTCTGTTTCGTCTCTTGAGCTTGCAAAGCCTCTTGCAAATTGCTTAACTGTAAACTGTATCTCTGCTCAGCTTCAATGATCTGTTCTTGCAATTTCTTATGATCGAGATCGAGTTCTTCATACTTTTTCCCCACTTCATCCAACTTCTCCTTAGCAAGCACAACTTCATCCTTCAATTTGCAGTTTTCTGATTCAGAAAGCTTTAACGCTCCAACCACTCTTTCCAATTCAAGCTCGAGTTCTTTCGTCTTTTCTTGAGCTTCAAGTAGTTCTCTACCAGGATTGCTCAAGCTTCTTTCGATGGTCGATTCATTGTCTTGGTTAGAAGCAGGATTAGCCGGATTAGAACCATCTTTCATCTCTACTGCTTCCTTCTCTACTTTAATGAATTCTCCATCCAGGGTGGTTTCTTCCTTTTCTACTAGCGGCAAGTCTCCATTCGAGGCCTGTAATTTTTCACCATTATTATAAACTAATTGTGAACCTCAAACACTCAAGAGTGTAATACAGTGACTGAATTGCTTTCAATTAAACGGTATTCAATAGATAAAACTGATAAAAATTGCAGAAAGTAGAGATATGCAAATACCTTAACCGCATCGGCAACAATTTCAGTGTCCTCAACAGCTTTCGTCACTGGGATTTCACTACTTACTAGGTTGTCTCCTTCCATGTTCGCTGTGATCATTGGAGTTCACAATTcagaattgaaaaaatatatatctaaTCATCTAGAAATGACGGAGTTTCATTGACatgttaatttgaataaaatcatATTAGAAGCAAATATAGTTCTAATAGTCCCATTACCCATAAGaaagagaaaacaaataaaactcTCAGAATCTATTCTTCTATTCTAGGAAATATGTACCCTCTGAT
The Gossypium hirsutum isolate 1008001.06 chromosome A07, Gossypium_hirsutum_v2.1, whole genome shotgun sequence genome window above contains:
- the LOC107919752 gene encoding putative leucine-rich repeat-containing protein DDB_G0290503 — protein: MEGDNLVSSEIPVTKAVEDTEIVADAVKASNGDLPLVEKEETTLDGEFIKVEKEAVEMKDGSNPANPASNQDNESTIERSLSNPGRELLEAQEKTKELELELERVVGALKLSESENCKLKDEVVLAKEKLDEVGKKYEELDLDHKKLQEQIIEAEQRYSLQLSNLQEALQAQETKQKELTEVKVAFDGLNIEIENSRKRMQELEQDLQSSIEEARKFEELHKQSGSHAESETQRALEFEKLLETAKLSAKEMEDQMASLREEVKGLYEKVAENQKVEAALQSTTAELSAAQEELALSKSLVSDLEQRLSSKEALINELTEELEQKKASESKAMEDISILEITFAATKEDLQAKVSELEDIKLKLEEEVKARELVEATLKDQEVSVSIAQEELSKVLNEKEALETAIADLNSNAALSKELCNELEEKLKLSDENFSKTNSLLSQALSNNEELEQKLKSLEELHNESGAAAATATQKNLELEDILQASNEPAEDAKSKLRELEARFIAAEQRNVELEQHLNLVELKGFESEKELKESSEKISELTNKLGEAIEEKNHLNNQMQEYQEKINQLESALNQSTTQNLELAEELKVALERSAHHEDRANMSHQRSLELEDLFQTSHSKLEGADKKVNELELLLEAEKYRIQELEEQLSNLEKKCGDAEGESVKYSDKVSEIASELEAFQARTSSLEIALQMANEKEKELTECLNLATDEKKKLEETLQSSNEKLAEAENLVEILRNDLNLTQQKRESIENDLTAVGLRESEVTEKLKSAEEQLEEHVRVLEEAKARNSELESLHETLTRDSELKLQEIMENFTSKDSETKSLFEKLKTFEDQIKVYEEQVAQAAGQSASLKEELDQSLLKLASLERTNEQLKSEISEFKNKALQSSSENELLVQTNIQLKGRIDELQELLNSALSEKESTAQEIASHMSTIKELSDQHTKASELRAEAESRIVEAEAQLHEAIEKYSKKESESNDLIEKLNALEVQIKTYEEQAHEASTIAVSRQVEVEETLSKLKQLESFVEELQTKSAHFEKESGGLAEANFKLTQELAEYESKLGDLEGKLTASLTEKDETAEQLHISKKAIEDLTQKITSEGQSLQSQISSLMEENNLLNETHQNTKKELQSVISQLEEQLKNVKENEESLKSEINNLKAKITESSLLQTRIKELEEQLVTVEAQLKEEVESVKTAASVREAELTSKLEDHAQKFSDRDVINEQVVQLQRDLQLAQTMIAQQKDADSQKEMDREATLKYSIEELEAKNKESLHLKKQVKELEDKLQEAEAKMKVASSAAESKDSVEVNSRDIDGLTFSTPTKRRSKKKSEAASVQVASSSSSATHTEASPLTNLKFVLGVALVSAIIGVILGKRY
- the LOC121232129 gene encoding uncharacterized protein; its protein translation is MELNLVPISITRQKQDPAWNHCEVFKNGERIQIKCMYCGKLFKGGGIHRFKEHLAGRKGQGPICEQVPQGVRSIMQESLNGILVKQDKKQKLIPKLLACGSSSSNLNIGGEVENLGSHDDMNFGIKPISVLNTLEGDSNVVSKVGRGRKRGRGRDRNLIESNRPCLKTDLALVPNGGENPIHMAIGRFLYDIGVNLDAVNSVCFQPMIDAIASGGSGVVPPSCHDLRGWILKNVIEEVKDDIDRNKAMWGKTGCSIIVEQCRTKNGRVLLSFLVYCPQATVFMKSVDASHAIYSADYLFELLKQVIEEVGSENVVQVITNCEEPYLFTGKRLMESFPSLYWAPCLAHCVDLMLQDFSNLEWINETIEQAKSLTKFIYNQSSVLNTMRKFTSGNDIVEPALTCFATNFSTLRRMADLKLNLQAMVNSQDWLECPYAKEPGGQAMSDIVNNRSFWNSCVLIAHITYPLLRVLEIVGSKKRSAMGYVYAGIYRAKETIKKELVKQDDYMVYWNIIDNRWEQQRHLPLYAAGFFLNPKFFYNTKEHIHNDILSAVFDSIERLVPDTNIQDQVVREINLYKNAMGDLGRPMAVRARDNLLPGEWWSIYGGGCPNLQRLAIRILSQTCSSIGYKPNKISIEEIHNTRNFLERRRLSDLVFVQYNLYLRQM